DNA sequence from the Selenomonas timonae genome:
CTGATCGCACAGATCTTGTCCACGAGCGGATGCTCGGGTGCGAGTGCGAGGAATGTGATGCCGAATACGGTGTCAGGGCGTGTTGTGTAGACGGGAATCTCCGTCGCAAGTGCGGGTGCGGGCAGGCGGAATTCCAGTCCCTCGCTGCGCCCGATCCAGTTCTCTTGCATGGTCTTGACGCGCTCAGGCCACCCCGGCAGCTTCGCAAGATCGGCAAGGAGTTCGTCGGCATAGTCCGTAATCTTGAAGAACCACTGTGCGAGGTTCTTCTTGTGCACCTCGGACTTGCAGCGCCAGCATTTGCCGTCCTCCACCTGCTCGTTCGCGAGCACGGTGCCGCACGTGTCGCACCAGTTGACGGACGCCGCCTTCTTGTAAGCCAGCCCCTTCTTGTAGAACAGCTCGAAGAGCCACTGCGTCCAGCGGTAGTAGTCCTCGCGGCAGGTGATGACCTCGCGCGACCAATCGTACGCAAGCCCCAATGCGCGCTGCTGGCGCTCCATGTTCTCAATGTTCGCATACGTCCACTGCGCGGGGTGCACCTTGTTCTGGATCGCCGCATTCTCTGCGGGCATGCCAAAGGAATCGAATCCCATCGGGTGCAGGACGTTGTAGCCCTCCATCGTCCGAAAACGCGCGACCACGTCTCCAATCGAGTAGTTGCGGACATGACCCATGTGGAGTTTTCCCGACGGATAGGGGAACATCTCAAGCACGTAGTATTTCGGCTTCGTGTCATCCATCTCCGTATGGCAGCTGTGCGCACTCTCCCAGTGCTTCTGCCACTTCGCCTCAATCTCCTGCGGGCAATATCTCTCCACTATACTCTTGCTCCTCCCAGTATCCAAACCAAATCTCACAACAAAACCGTGAGATATTTTCTTTTAATAGTTTTGATTCATTATACATGAAACGGGATGAACGCGTCAATCATTATTCATATTTTTCGTCACAAAAATACGGACTTTTTTCCTATATCCCTATCCGTCTAAATACAACGGCATACCTCGTGCATTCCCTGTTTGTTCGTGGTACAATGACGATGCAACATAATTTTTATGAAGGAGGGGTATCGTTGGAGCACTATCTTGCGGGTGTCGCCACACATATGGGGCCAACGCTTGCGATCTTCTTCGCGGCATTCATCCAATCCATCACGGGCTTCGGTCTCGTCATCATCGCCGCCCCCCTCCTGATGTTCTTCTACGAGCCGAAGCTGACCGTGCCGATCATGCTGCTGCTCGCATGCAGCGGTAACGCCGTACAGGGCTTCCTCATGCGGCGGCAGGCGAATCTGCCGCTCGTGCGCTGGATGTATCTCGGCATGCTCCTCGGCCAGCCCGTCGGCTTCTTTTTCTTCACCTACATCTCGAACGACGCGCTGAAGGTCTTCATCAACGTTGTTGTCCTGCTAAGTCTCCTCCTCATGCAGATCTCGCACCGCCGCATCCCGGAATGCCGGCGCAACACGATCATCACGGGCATGCTCTCGGGCTTCACGGCGATCACGACGGGCATGGGCGGTCTGCCGTTCCTGATCTACCTTGCCTACACCTCCATGCCTCCTAATGTCTTCCGTGCAACCTGCTTCGTCTACTTCTTCCTCGGCAATGCAACCTCACTCGTCAGCTACCTCATCGGCGGTTTTC
Encoded proteins:
- a CDS encoding sulfite exporter TauE/SafE family protein; translated protein: MEHYLAGVATHMGPTLAIFFAAFIQSITGFGLVIIAAPLLMFFYEPKLTVPIMLLLACSGNAVQGFLMRRQANLPLVRWMYLGMLLGQPVGFFFFTYISNDALKVFINVVVLLSLLLMQISHRRIPECRRNTIITGMLSGFTAITTGMGGLPFLIYLAYTSMPPNVFRATCFVYFFLGNATSLVSYLIGGFPLTAAFNEFIYLLPALAVGIIAGRESMRFMPAALFRKLVFAMLYVASTYTIVSILMKSF